A stretch of the Aphis gossypii isolate Hap1 chromosome 2, ASM2018417v2, whole genome shotgun sequence genome encodes the following:
- the LOC126549580 gene encoding zinc finger BED domain-containing protein 4-like, producing MTNTPNAFDYLMKTRSSTTSTSNTDSEDIDNPDDRSIINHGQEEETPHYFQQNLLYNFFIKVSPDTSKCVTCNKILQTPKSTTTTLKRHLKTHSKQFLMYQKSLEEKLLKKKETEVIKRKIEETQLNIENAFKKKSFFPPNSSNASKITKKIAEMIAIDYQPYSIVEDRGFKNLMETIECRYQLPTRKYLSTKEIPQLYLNQVATLKTEIDTDLIDVQSISFTFDIWTSLSQQPYMSLTMHYLIKHFELKNKTLGCTYFPGEHTGQTIFLKIKNMVSKWGIDAENSNTPIYIVTDNARNIGNGFTHFNENQHLHHILCTAHTLQLAINDAVKENNMGDVLKKCRSLVSHYNHSAKSYERLYDIQTRLNLPQHKLIQSIDIRWNSIYLMLDRILEQKSAITLDLQNIKKNGFVPRDWKLIEGYVEVLKPIFEATKELCQEKIPTLSMVNPILCTIETKLKNFISKNNDLISGISFARSVHKSMNTRFQVCKTNTVYMLATIIDPRFKIVMLEPHEVDTAKEILKTEVEALRTPPSNLQITNETTEHTLEPSKSSLWDILNERSATIKHMEGQIDYVLREIQEYLKLPLISPTSNPLTWWSSNQTTFPNLVPVAMKYLGIPATSVCSERMFSKAGQIVSKRRQRLSPESVEKLSGTMYTIKSIEFEFEFDLK from the exons ATGACCAATACACCTAATGCGTTTGATTACCTGATGAAAACCAGGTCCAGTACCACTAGTACTAGTAACACTGATAGTGAGGATATTGACAATCCTGATGACAgatctataataaatcatgGCCAAGAAGAAGAAACAccacattattttcaacaaaatcttctttataatttttttataaaagttagtcCGGATACATCTAAGTGTGTTACTTGTAATAAAATCTTACAAACTCCGAAATCCACTACTACAACATTAAAAAGGCACCTTAAAACacattcaaaacaatttttaatgtaccaAAAATCTTTggaagaaaaattattgaagaaaaaagaaactgaagttataaaaagaaaaattgaagAGACACAACTCAATATTGAAAAtgcatttaagaaaaaatcattttttccaCCAAATAGTTCTAATGCttctaaaattacaaaaaaaattgcagaAATGATTGCCATAGACTATCAACCATATTCAATAGTGGAAGATCgtggatttaaaaatttgatggaAACTATTGAATGCAGATACCAACTTCCaacaagaaaatatttgtCTACAAAAGAGATCCctcaactttatttaaatcaagtaGCCACACTTAAAACAGAAATTGATACAGATTTAATTGATGTTCAATCAATTTCGTTTACCTTTGACATTTGGACAAGTTTGTCTCAGCAACCTTATATGTCACTCACCATGCATTAtctcattaaacattttgagctgaaaaacaaaactttgGGCTGTACATATTTCCCAGGAGAACACACTGGGCAAACAATAtttctcaaaattaaaaatatggtttcaAAATGGGGCATAGATGCTGAAAACTCTAATACTCCAATCTACATTGTGACTGATAATGCTAGAAATATTGGTAATGGATTTACACACTTCAATGAAAACCAACATTTGCATCACATTCTGTGTACAGCGCACACATTACAGTTAGCAATTAATGATGcagtaaaagaaaataatatgggAGATGTTTTGAAGAAATGTCGTTCTTTGGTCTCACATTATAACCACAGTGCCAAATCATATGAACGATTGTATGACATCCAAACAAGATTAAATTTACCTCAGCATAAACTTATTCAATCTATTGATATCAGGTGGaacagtatatatttaatgcttGATCGTATACTAGAACAAAAAAGTGCAATAACATtagatttacaaaatattaaaaaaaatggatttgtaCCTAGAGATTGGAAATTAATTGAAGGTTACGTAGAAGTGCTAAAGCCCATTTTTGAAGCCACCAAGGAACTTTGTCAAGAAAAAATTCCTACTTTATCTATGGTTAACCCAATCTTATGTACTATAGAAaccaaattgaaaaatttcatTTCCAAAAATAATGACTTAATCAGTGGAATATCATTTGCAAGAAGTGTGCACAAATCAATGAATACAAGATTTCAAGTATGTAAAACTAATACTGTATACATGTTGGCTACAATTATAGATCCAAGattcaaaattgttatgttGGAACCACATGAAGTAGATACAGCAAAAGAAATACTTAAAACAGAAGTTGAAGCTCTTAGAACACCACCATccaatttacaaattacaaatgaaACAACAGAGCATACATTAGAGCCAAGTAAATCTTCATTATGGGATATTCTTAATGAGCGATCAGCCACTATAAAACATATGGAGGGCCAGATAGATTATGTTTTGAGAGAA attcaggaatatttaaaactaccaCTGATTTCTCCAACTTCAAATCCCTTAACTTGGTGGAGCTCTAACCAAACTACATTCCCAAATTTAGTACCAGTTGCTATGAAATATCTAGGTATTCCTGCCACGTCTGTTTGCTCTGAGCGCATGTTCTCTAAAGCAGGACAAATTGTTAGCAAGAGGAGACAGAGACTTAGTCCTGAATCAGtagaaaaatta TCTGGTACAATGTACACGATAAAAAGTATTGAGTTCGAGTTCGAGTTCGACTTAAAATGA
- the LOC126550270 gene encoding uncharacterized protein LOC126550270 yields MSKIMTPKRRRENDVVESQPSKYIPHQPTAEDFHLQPCCSYSAACGVPSSIDLPEPAVDHKNVPSCSNYSHGIMENWQPTVGIPFLATSRGEPYLAGLVTSVEGEVVTVQFPGKGSYIYEKTNIIPFRSQFENGIFKSIKLVPKLQRHI; encoded by the exons ATGTCCAAAATAATGACCCCTAAACGTCGACGCGAAAATGATGTTGTGGAATCGCAGCCGTCAAAGTACATTCCACATCAGCCCACAGCAGAAGATTTCCATTTACAGCCATGTTGTTCTTATTCGGCTGCCTGTGGAGTACCGTCGTCAATAGATTTG cCTGAACCTGCAGTGGACCACAAAAATGTACCATCCTGTTCGAACTACTCTCATGGCATAATGGAAAATTGG cAGCCAACAGTTGGAATTCCATTTCTAGCAACATCAAGAGGAGAACCTTACCTAGCTGGTCTAGTAACCAGTGTTGAAGGGGAAGTGGTGACAGTACAATTTCCAGGGAAAGGATCATACATAtacgaaaaaacaaatattataccttttcGATCACAATTCGAAAATGGGATattcaaatcaataaaattagtacCAAAACTACAAAGACATATataa